Proteins found in one Candidatus Tisiphia endosymbiont of Beris chalybata genomic segment:
- a CDS encoding ankyrin repeat domain-containing protein: MSKRQHTINNATEKPSSKKQKIDLHYKECRNQIADILLEEDRKGQQKLQHHIGKDFSTLTELEKLIQEYTSCNYSIEVANSEGEALFAIAFFASDMEVADILIEHGAITYISQEKYTLDEAEINIGSPTLINEQQHSEQQLTAVSQDSSDDNIIIVTTTDNILLNVIEDEHIIEETLTESELIQKEISEVFDNRTLRQLTTKYGPEAIIHFYADNKIDLEHKDNDGDALLHILAEEGKDQLIRELIPTLNITIPNQSHYTPLHLAIANTHHEAVKALIEAGANINYKNTFGQTPLHTAAILGDLKMAACLLRYNEPDLSIRDHSGYTPINCAIEVKNNEVAELLIQHATHLQTPLPNTTTELHVAVKIGNTKLTRLLVEKKADINAQDHKGKTPLRLAQKLLSRDELLSRDKEHYSKIIKFLVENGGNLGIGDQQNSTCQEMISAYPQSNYSATNANPAKEILTILPQSTSAEYLTPPVRLMPEIPTSIPVSVIVKSAPTKGIPQNSPQFTSTTTHANYNNYAGQPEVEFVCSVPRPLIRKNIRLLAPEDKVQAVFEILEQKWRDAGEKHILELSSFDGVSPSPLRQFTYIDSFLDKKMFKLLQAIANLPSDSQKFNTNLAALSAISSGQSVSSNFRAIGKALFGKDEQGNYKIKEESEFLLECISLPNIANICWSNVAKEKIKVINITIDYSNKIFSLLRTAKSEPSTSIESTKAIDELLNQWNTALKDLIPSMELKFLINKVKTKCIEIINTENLSNADDNNSTTIMTHNAKISIRDEEKNNINEDNFTPLPNNTAIINYDFPTPVEGASSITLLGSITP, translated from the coding sequence ATGTCAAAACGTCAGCATACTATAAATAACGCAACTGAAAAGCCCAGTAGTAAAAAGCAAAAAATCGACCTTCATTATAAGGAATGCCGCAATCAAATCGCTGACATTTTACTAGAGGAAGATAGGAAGGGACAACAAAAACTTCAACACCATATAGGTAAAGATTTTAGTACCTTGACTGAATTAGAAAAGTTAATACAGGAATATACAAGTTGTAATTACAGTATAGAAGTAGCAAACTCTGAAGGAGAGGCCCTCTTTGCTATTGCATTTTTTGCTAGCGATATGGAGGTTGCAGATATCCTTATAGAACATGGCGCTATCACTTATATATCGCAGGAGAAGTATACGCTGGATGAGGCAGAGATAAACATAGGCTCCCCTACTTTGATAAATGAACAACAACATAGTGAACAACAACTAACAGCAGTATCTCAAGATAGTAGTGATGATAATATAATTATTGTAACTACAACTGATAATATTCTACTTAACGTTATAGAAGATGAGCACATTATTGAGGAAACTCTTACTGAGTCAGAACTAATACAAAAGGAAATAAGTGAGGTTTTTGATAATCGGACATTACGTCAACTAACTACAAAATATGGTCCGGAAGCAATTATACACTTTTATGCAGATAATAAAATTGACTTAGAGCATAAAGATAACGATGGCGATGCTCTATTACATATTTTAGCTGAAGAAGGAAAGGATCAGTTAATTAGGGAACTAATCCCTACGCTTAATATCACGATACCAAATCAGTCACATTATACTCCTTTACATCTGGCGATTGCCAATACACACCATGAAGCAGTTAAAGCTCTTATAGAGGCTGGAGCTAATATAAATTATAAAAATACCTTTGGTCAAACACCATTACATACTGCAGCTATATTAGGGGATCTTAAAATGGCTGCTTGCTTGTTAAGATATAACGAACCAGATTTAAGTATACGAGATCACAGCGGTTACACTCCTATAAATTGCGCCATTGAAGTAAAGAATAATGAAGTAGCTGAACTGTTGATCCAGCATGCTACTCATTTGCAGACCCCGCTACCTAATACTACTACTGAGTTACACGTTGCCGTTAAAATAGGAAATACAAAGTTAACTAGGTTGCTCGTAGAAAAGAAGGCGGATATAAATGCACAAGATCACAAAGGCAAGACTCCTTTACGCCTTGCACAAAAATTATTGTCTAGAGATGAATTATTGTCTAGAGATAAAGAGCATTATAGTAAAATAATTAAGTTTCTCGTAGAAAATGGAGGTAATTTAGGAATAGGAGATCAGCAGAATAGTACTTGTCAAGAGATGATCAGTGCGTACCCGCAGAGTAATTACTCTGCTACCAATGCTAATCCTGCTAAGGAAATATTAACAATTTTACCGCAATCCACTTCTGCGGAGTATTTAACGCCCCCAGTGCGATTAATGCCAGAAATACCTACCTCTATTCCTGTATCGGTAATAGTGAAATCCGCCCCTACAAAGGGTATACCACAAAATTCTCCTCAGTTTACTTCGACAACTACTCATGCAAATTACAATAATTATGCTGGCCAACCAGAAGTAGAATTTGTTTGCTCAGTGCCTAGGCCTCTTATTAGAAAAAATATCAGGTTATTAGCCCCTGAAGATAAGGTACAGGCAGTATTTGAGATACTGGAACAAAAATGGAGAGATGCAGGAGAAAAACATATACTTGAACTGTCTTCTTTTGACGGAGTAAGTCCCTCACCGCTGAGGCAATTCACATATATTGATTCTTTTTTAGATAAAAAAATGTTTAAATTGTTACAAGCTATAGCTAATTTGCCCTCTGACTCGCAAAAATTTAATACCAATCTTGCGGCACTTAGTGCGATATCGAGCGGCCAGAGTGTAAGCTCTAATTTTCGCGCGATAGGGAAGGCCCTCTTTGGGAAGGATGAACAAGGTAACTATAAGATTAAGGAAGAATCCGAGTTTTTATTGGAATGTATATCTCTCCCTAACATAGCTAATATATGTTGGAGTAATGTTGCTAAAGAGAAAATTAAAGTGATAAACATAACAATTGACTATAGTAATAAAATATTTTCACTACTACGCACAGCTAAAAGTGAACCCTCTACATCTATTGAATCAACTAAGGCTATTGACGAATTGTTGAATCAATGGAACACAGCATTAAAGGACTTAATACCTAGCATGGAATTAAAATTCTTAATAAACAAGGTAAAAACCAAGTGTATAGAAATAATAAATACTGAGAATTTAAGTAATGCTGACGATAATAATAGTACTACTATTATGACTCATAATGCCAAAATTAGCATTAGAGATGAGGAGAAGAACAACATAAATGAGGATAATTTTACTCCGCTTCCTAATAATACAGCAATAATTAATTATGATTTCCCAACTCCAGTAGAAGGAGCATCATCAATTACTCTTCTAGGAAGTATAACTCCTTAA
- a CDS encoding transposase, with translation MWDRKVNFAAYRNDKNELMVLVSSIEVEVDIFALYRYRWSIERLFKHLKSGGFDIEKSHLVNLDRFKKLLVVTAIASALIVKNGLIQNSLNPIRIKLQKTTEKQLFSLFTYGFDHIKNIFYQSIINSCNSTNTHLINTSKNRTSYYLLCLPTKIVGYYGLRHSGGTKLPTKL, from the coding sequence TTGTGGGATAGAAAAGTCAATTTTGCTGCATATAGAAATGATAAAAATGAACTGATGGTTTTGGTGTCATCAATTGAGGTCGAAGTTGATATTTTCGCTTTATATAGGTACCGCTGGTCCATCGAACGGTTGTTTAAGCATCTCAAAAGCGGAGGCTTTGATATTGAAAAAAGTCACTTAGTAAATTTGGATAGATTCAAAAAATTATTGGTGGTAACTGCTATTGCTTCAGCTTTAATAGTTAAGAATGGCTTAATACAAAATTCACTAAACCCAATCCGTATAAAACTCCAAAAAACCACTGAAAAACAATTATTTTCATTATTTACTTACGGGTTTGATCATATTAAAAATATCTTTTATCAATCTATCATTAATAGCTGTAACTCAACTAATACGCACCTTATTAATACCTCCAAAAATAGAACTTCTTACTACTTACTCTGCCTCCCTACAAAAATCGTAGGGTACTATGGATTACGCCACTCTGGTGGTACAAAATTACCAACGAAATTATAG
- a CDS encoding transposase encodes MAIAVDSTGLSLYTHTEWNRKKHQQNQLAGYEKWRKLHVAINVATGEILESRYTKSTANDGAELSSLLDSIPEEISAVCGDMAYDTVNCRAAIKLKKARQLIPPIRHARIAKDNRNIKKKYHEILYERDEAIRYIQYNTINGDTSLACKSWKEKSGYHARSLVETTMWQIKSHSSDYLSNKSEQARMTQARIKCKIVNLVNAA; translated from the coding sequence TTGGCTATAGCTGTAGATTCAACAGGTTTATCGCTTTATACTCATACTGAATGGAATCGAAAGAAACACCAACAGAATCAGCTAGCAGGTTATGAGAAATGGCGTAAATTACATGTAGCAATAAACGTTGCAACTGGAGAGATTTTGGAGAGCAGATATACAAAATCTACAGCCAATGATGGTGCTGAGTTGTCATCATTGCTTGATTCGATACCAGAAGAAATATCAGCAGTATGTGGTGATATGGCTTATGATACAGTGAATTGTCGAGCAGCAATTAAATTAAAAAAGGCACGCCAACTTATACCGCCGATAAGGCATGCACGAATAGCCAAAGATAATAGAAATATCAAGAAAAAATACCATGAGATTTTATATGAAAGAGATGAAGCTATCAGATACATTCAGTATAATACTATTAACGGGGATACTTCATTAGCGTGTAAATCATGGAAAGAAAAGAGTGGCTATCATGCGAGATCTTTAGTTGAAACTACTATGTGGCAAATAAAAAGCCATAGTTCTGACTATTTAAGCAATAAAAGTGAACAAGCTAGAATGACACAGGCGCGAATAAAATGCAAAATTGTTAACTTAGTTAACGCTGCTTAA
- a CDS encoding NTP transferase domain-containing protein, which produces MNTPKCLVEIHDKKIINYQLNLLKDFQNIRIVIGFKEEEVIEHVNKIRRDIIFVRNDQYLTTTNITSLILAVRYLNKPFILLDGDIIINKQDFCRFIEECRNSKESIVGVTKHRSQEAVFVNIENGYIHAFSTDIKSNYEWCGIAYIHDFQINLDLLGYIYKLFEDMIPIKAFELDVYEIDTPIDYALATKMITDRVIFDLL; this is translated from the coding sequence ATGAATACACCAAAATGTTTAGTGGAAATTCACGATAAAAAAATTATTAATTATCAATTAAATCTACTAAAAGATTTTCAGAATATTAGAATAGTTATAGGATTTAAAGAAGAAGAGGTTATAGAGCATGTTAATAAAATTAGGAGAGATATTATTTTTGTACGTAATGATCAATATCTGACTACTACTAATATTACCAGCCTCATTTTAGCAGTTAGATACTTAAATAAGCCGTTTATTTTGTTGGATGGAGATATTATAATTAATAAACAGGATTTTTGTAGATTTATTGAAGAATGTAGAAATAGTAAAGAAAGTATTGTAGGTGTGACAAAACACAGATCACAAGAAGCAGTATTTGTCAATATTGAAAATGGCTATATTCATGCATTTTCTACTGATATTAAATCTAACTATGAGTGGTGTGGAATAGCATATATTCATGACTTTCAAATTAATCTTGATCTCTTAGGATATATTTATAAGCTTTTTGAAGATATGATACCTATCAAAGCATTTGAGTTAGATGTATATGAAATAGATACTCCTATAGATTACGCATTAGCTACTAAAATGATTACAGATAGAGTAATTTTTGATTTATTGTAA
- a CDS encoding IS982 family transposase, translated as MTLEEFIITVYCFIEEKMTIITKNIKVRKAGFPPCLSDVEALTMEVVGEFIGLHQDKQIWEYFKRHFQEWFPNLKSRPSYVKQCSGLLSIKNMLLADLFKSASKSDLHMIDGVPIPVINLARATRGRCFKEYADYGYCASKDSYYYGFLGHVLINEEGRIAGFMITPANGSEREALQVMSPNISGMVLGDKGYLGQDLKDELATKNIDLQTPLKKNMKDNRSKNFLKWITATRRLIETVIGQLTERFAINAIRVKSYWHLQSRIARKLLAHTIATFLTKSLKLVPTQLEKLVTC; from the coding sequence ATGACCCTAGAAGAGTTTATTATTACTGTGTATTGTTTCATAGAAGAAAAAATGACTATAATAACCAAAAATATCAAAGTAAGGAAAGCAGGATTTCCACCTTGCTTAAGTGACGTGGAAGCATTAACAATGGAAGTGGTGGGAGAATTTATCGGTTTGCACCAAGACAAGCAGATATGGGAATATTTTAAACGTCATTTTCAAGAATGGTTTCCCAATCTAAAGAGTAGACCGTCTTATGTGAAGCAATGTAGCGGTCTTTTATCTATTAAGAACATGCTGCTTGCCGACTTGTTTAAGAGTGCAAGCAAATCAGATCTGCATATGATAGATGGGGTACCGATTCCTGTAATAAATTTGGCCCGAGCAACGAGAGGGCGATGTTTTAAGGAATACGCTGACTATGGGTACTGCGCTTCGAAAGATAGCTATTATTACGGTTTTCTAGGACACGTATTAATTAATGAAGAAGGTCGAATAGCTGGATTCATGATAACTCCTGCTAATGGGTCTGAACGTGAAGCTCTGCAAGTAATGTCTCCTAATATTAGTGGCATGGTACTGGGCGATAAAGGCTATCTTGGTCAGGATTTAAAAGATGAATTGGCCACCAAAAACATTGATTTACAAACACCTTTAAAAAAGAATATGAAGGATAATAGATCCAAGAATTTCCTTAAATGGATTACTGCTACTCGTCGTTTAATTGAAACTGTTATTGGTCAGCTTACAGAACGTTTTGCTATTAATGCTATCAGAGTTAAGAGTTACTGGCATCTACAATCTCGCATCGCTAGAAAATTACTTGCTCATACTATTGCTACATTTTTGACAAAGTCTTTAAAACTTGTGCCAACACAACTCGAAAAATTAGTTACCTGCTAA
- a CDS encoding transposase yields the protein MAIAVDSTGLSLYTHTEWNRKKHQQNQLAGYEKWRKLHVAINVATGEILESRYTKSTANDGAELSSLLDSIPEEISAVCGDMAYDTVNCRAAIKLKKARQLIPPIRHARIAKDNRNIKKKYHEILYERDEAIRYIQYNTINGDTSLACKSWEEKSGYHARSLVETTMWQIKSHSSDYLSNKSEQARMTQARIKCKIVNLVNAA from the coding sequence TTGGCTATAGCTGTAGATTCAACAGGTTTATCGCTTTATACTCATACTGAATGGAATCGAAAGAAACACCAACAGAATCAGCTAGCAGGTTATGAGAAATGGCGTAAATTACATGTAGCAATAAACGTTGCAACTGGAGAGATTTTGGAGAGCAGATATACAAAATCTACAGCCAATGATGGTGCTGAGTTGTCATCATTGCTTGATTCGATACCAGAAGAAATATCAGCAGTATGTGGTGATATGGCTTATGATACAGTGAATTGTCGAGCAGCAATTAAATTAAAAAAGGCACGCCAACTTATACCGCCGATAAGGCATGCACGAATAGCCAAAGATAATAGAAATATCAAGAAAAAATACCATGAGATTTTATATGAAAGAGATGAAGCTATCAGATACATTCAGTATAATACTATTAACGGGGATACTTCATTAGCGTGTAAATCATGGGAGGAAAAGAGTGGCTATCATGCGAGATCTTTAGTTGAAACTACTATGTGGCAAATAAAAAGCCATAGTTCTGACTATTTAAGCAATAAAAGTGAACAAGCTAGAATGACACAGGCGCGAATAAAATGCAAAATTGTTAACTTAGTTAACGCTGCTTAA
- a CDS encoding palindromic element RPE1 domain-containing protein: MHNLKIIEEFLGETKSSTAAYIDVREEQRGVSTTKLPIRLGYARGLMLHDDTNQFVF; the protein is encoded by the coding sequence TTGCATAACCTAAAGATAATTGAAGAATTTTTAGGAGAAACGAAGTCGAGTACCGCAGCGTACATAGACGTACGTGAGGAACAGAGAGGAGTTTCGACGACAAAATTACCAATTAGATTAGGTTATGCAAGAGGTCTAATGTTACATGACGATACCAACCAGTTTGTGTTCTAA
- a CDS encoding transposase — protein sequence MTIHRKKRNWSQYNQKLKKIASINFFISEEAISNWYYSGKRQHGGKVIYSEYVIELCLLMREFYQLPYRQAQGFVESVLKSMKLELKIPDYTTVSRRASKLNVVLGNKELVKTKKESIVV from the coding sequence ATGACCATACATCGAAAAAAGCGCAACTGGTCGCAATATAACCAGAAACTAAAGAAAATAGCAAGCATAAATTTTTTTATCTCTGAGGAAGCGATAAGCAATTGGTATTATAGTGGTAAGCGACAACATGGGGGCAAAGTAATATATAGTGAATATGTAATAGAGTTATGTTTGTTGATGCGAGAATTTTATCAATTACCATATCGACAAGCACAGGGTTTTGTGGAATCTGTATTGAAATCAATGAAGCTTGAACTTAAGATACCAGATTATACTACTGTTTCTCGCCGTGCATCTAAATTAAATGTTGTGCTAGGTAATAAAGAGTTAGTCAAGACAAAGAAAGAATCTATAGTAGTATAG
- a CDS encoding class I SAM-dependent methyltransferase, translating into MHDKKIYGKIKEVNFKNIQTLFDSRTESINSPLHAIMLQNQDSDLPVRRNLYEQEIILTEILINQDSKVLDLGCGYGRIAQMIPNNISYYYGLDFSEKFIRIAQQNFLYNDNFFFSNYDVTNFYNNNVIKYKKFNVVFIVGTMMYLNDFAVSQVYTNILDYLEENKSAVIYIRESVSLLEDRITLDNFYSDKLESNYSAIYRTDAEYKNLFKIFESKGFYLSKSLLFDESLANNSETKQKFYILRRD; encoded by the coding sequence ATGCATGATAAAAAAATATATGGAAAAATAAAAGAAGTTAATTTTAAGAATATTCAAACTCTTTTTGACTCTAGAACAGAATCTATTAATAGTCCTTTGCATGCTATCATGTTACAGAATCAAGATTCGGACTTACCAGTAAGAAGAAATTTATATGAACAAGAGATAATTTTAACAGAGATATTGATCAATCAAGATAGTAAAGTTTTAGATCTCGGATGTGGTTATGGTCGTATTGCCCAAATGATACCTAACAATATCAGTTATTATTATGGACTAGACTTTTCAGAAAAATTTATTAGAATTGCTCAACAGAATTTTTTATATAATGATAATTTTTTCTTCAGTAACTATGATGTTACTAATTTTTACAATAATAATGTGATTAAATACAAAAAATTTAATGTAGTTTTTATTGTAGGTACAATGATGTATCTAAATGATTTTGCAGTAAGCCAAGTATACACTAATATCTTAGATTACCTAGAGGAGAATAAATCAGCAGTAATTTATATTAGAGAATCAGTTTCTTTATTAGAAGATAGAATTACTTTAGATAATTTTTACTCAGATAAATTAGAGAGTAATTATAGTGCCATATATAGAACTGATGCAGAATATAAAAATTTATTTAAAATATTTGAATCTAAGGGTTTTTATTTATCTAAATCACTATTATTTGATGAATCGCTGGCTAATAATAGTGAAACAAAACAAAAATTTTATATACTAAGAAGGGATTAA
- a CDS encoding HAD family phosphatase codes for MKSAFCFDMDGTLTKLEVLPILAREISIEPEIAVLTRATIEGFLPFEQSFCLRVRLLKDLPITQVQNIIENIPLHNQIIEFIKINSQHSYIVTGNLDVWIKKLVKKIGCNYYSSKADYIGNKLKGVQVILNKANAIKDLRNQGYERIIAIGDGMNDVSMFEQADIKIAFGGVHSPVLSLIKLADYITYHEKSLCNILNML; via the coding sequence TTGAAGTCAGCATTTTGCTTTGATATGGATGGTACGTTAACAAAGCTTGAAGTATTACCAATCTTGGCCAGAGAAATCAGTATAGAACCTGAAATTGCTGTCTTAACTCGCGCTACAATAGAGGGCTTTTTACCATTCGAGCAATCCTTCTGTCTTCGAGTACGTTTATTAAAAGATCTTCCTATTACACAAGTACAAAATATTATAGAAAATATACCTCTTCATAACCAAATTATTGAATTTATCAAAATAAATTCACAACATTCTTATATAGTTACTGGGAATTTAGATGTATGGATTAAAAAGTTAGTAAAAAAAATAGGGTGTAATTATTATTCTTCTAAAGCTGATTATATAGGAAATAAGCTGAAAGGAGTACAAGTTATTCTTAATAAAGCAAATGCAATAAAAGATTTAAGGAATCAAGGATATGAACGCATTATTGCAATAGGAGATGGTATGAATGATGTATCTATGTTTGAGCAAGCTGATATTAAAATTGCTTTTGGTGGTGTTCACTCACCAGTATTATCTTTAATTAAATTAGCGGATTATATAACTTACCATGAGAAAAGTTTATGCAATATCCTGAACATGTTATAA